GTCCGGTACCCGACGATTTGCACACTGCGGGCTACGCTCGCAGCCGGTAAAAGCCGTCCGTTACCGTCGGTCGCGATGAACTCACGAGTCGATTACCTACATCGAGACACTCCCCGCCAGAAACGTACATGAACTATCATTGAATTAGTTAGCAGGTTAATATTTTCAGAACAAAATTGCGAAAATTTTAATTGCAGACCGTCTGTCTCGCAGGTATGGCTGATTTGCCAGACACTCTCACACGTCGTAACGCACTCAAACTTCTCGGAACCACGACGGCCGCCGCCGGACTCACGGGCGTCGCAGCCGGTGACCTCAGCGGCCAGACCACGCGCGTGAACGTCGGTTTCGACAATTCGAGCGCGAAGCAGGCCGCGCTCGACCTCGCGGACACCGTCCACTGGGAATTCGCGTGGAGTGCGGTCACGATTTCACTCCCGACCGCTGCTATCGACACGCTTCGTGGCGTCCCGGGTGTTCGCTACGTCGAAGTCGACCGAACGATGGAAGCAATCGCACAGGACCTCCCATGGGGCGTAGACCGCACGGACGCGGAAGTCGCGCACGCCGCGGGTGACACCGGCGCGGGAGCCGATATCGCCATCATCGACACCGGTATCGACCAGTTCCACGCAGATCTGGCAGACAACCTCGGCAACGGTCGGGCCTTCACCGGGCCAATCGCGACGAGCAACTGGCAGGACGACAACGGTCACGGCACCCACTGTGCGGGTATCGCAGACGCTCTCGACAACGACACGGGCGTCGTCGGCGTCTCCACCGAAGCGACCCTTCATGCCGTCAAAGTTCTCACCGCCGCCGGAACGGGGATGACCTCCGACGTGGCGAAGGGTATCGAGTGGGTCGGCGACCAGGGCTTCGACGTCGGGTCGCTGAGCCTCGGCGGCGGCGCCTCCGAGACGCTCAAAGAGGCCGTCGAGTACACCACCAGCAAGGGCGTCCTGCTCGTCGCCGCGGCTGGAAATGACGGCCCGTGTACGGACTGTGTTGGCTACCCCGCCGCCTATCCCGAAGTCGTGGCCGTCAGTTCGACCAACCAGAACGACGGCCTGTCGAGTTTCTCCTCGCAGGGACCGGAAATCGATATCGCGGCTCCGGGGTCGAACATCTACTCGACGTACACGGGTGGCAGCTACGCCACCCTCTCAGGCACGTCGATGGCCTGTCCACACGTCTCGGGCGCAGCGGGGCAATTGATGGCGCAGGGTCAGTCGGCGAGTCAGGCACGCAACACGCTTCTCTCGACGGCAGAAGACATCGGTCTCTCCGCAAACGAGAGTGGCGCGGGCCTGGTCGACGTGGCCGCCGCGCTCGGCCACAACTCCGGCGACGACCTATAAGTGACATCCTCCCGCGCCTGAAGACGCAGGCCTCCCACACCCACCAACGGGCGGTTCGTTGGGATGTTTATGGTTCGCACCCCGACGAGGTGCTGGCTATGCCACGTAGCCGTTACTCCTATCTCGTCCGGGCAACGGACGGGACTCGGAGGTACCTAGTTGTTTTGTGTCGGTCCGCCGTCCGCGGGCTTACGTTTTGATGAGGCAAACACCCAGTCAACTGCCAGGTTTCGGACTGTCAGAACCCGATGGGAAACCATCGAATCGACACCGAGTGATACGCACGGAGAGCACCTAAGACTATGCTGTACAGTGAAAGTAACCAAAGACGGCGATTCATCCACGTCCTCAAGGGCGTGGTATTCTCGCCTGCAATCCTATAAACTATCGATTAGATAGTTCAACGGTCCTGAATTGTTTCCACTAAGCAGTTCTCTGCCAATTATTTTCATAATTAATAACAAAGAATTTAATTACTGTTGGCTTCTGGTGAGGTTATGACAGAATTGTCAGAGACTGTCACTCGTCGTAACGCACTCAAACTCCTCGGTTCGACCGCCGCCGCAGCCGGGCTCACGGGTGTCGCCGCGGGCGACCTCACGGGCGACTCGATGCGGGTCAACGTCGGTTACGATACGGAGACCGCAAAACAGGCCGCACTCGACCTCGCCGACACGGTTCACTGGGAGTTCGCCTGGGACGCCCTCACCATCACGATGCCGACAGCGGGCCTCGATTCGCTCCAGGGCGTTTCGGGTATCCGCTACGTCGAGAAGGACACCGAAGTCGAAGCGCTCGCTCAGACGCTGCCGTGGGGCGTAGACCGCACGGATGCGGAAGTCGCACACGCGAACGGTGACACCGGCGAAGGCGCAGACATCGCCATCATCGACACCGGCATCGACCGTTATCACGGCGACCTCGTGGACAACCTCGGCGAAGGACGGGCGTTCACCGGGCCAATTGCCTCCGACAACTGGCACGACGACAACGGCCACGGCACCCACTGTGCGGGTATCGCGGACGCGGTTGACAACGACACGGGGTGTCGTCGGCGTTTCGACGACCGCAACCCTTCACGCCGTCAAGGTACTCACCGCCGCCGGCAGTGGGTTCAACTCGGACGTGGCAAAGGGCATCGAGTGGACCGTAGACCAGGGCTACGACGTTGGCTCCATGAGCCTCGGGGGCGGTGGCTCCACACAGAACGGGAAAGAAGCGGTCGAATATGCGGCGAACAAGGGTGTGTTCCTCATCGCCGCCGCTGGCAACGACGGCCCCTGTACGGACTGCGTGAGCTACCCGGCCGCATACCCCGAAGTGATGGCCGTGAGCGCGACGAACGACCAGGACCAGCTCGCGAGTTACTCCTCACAGGGTCCTGAGGTCGAAATCGCCGCGCCCGGCACGGACATCTATTCGACGTACACCGGCGGGACGTACAACACGCTTTCCGGCACGTCGATGGCCTGCCCGCACGTCTCGGGCGCAGCGGGGCAACTGATGGCCGAGGGGCAGTCCGCCAGTCAGGCCCGGAGCACCCTCAAGAGTTCTGCTGAGGACATCGGCCTCGGCGCGAACGAAAGTGGTTCGGGGCTGCTCGACGTGGCCGCCGCACTCGGCCAAAACTCCGGCGACGACCTGTAACCTCGGCAAATAGTTGTGAACTACCCTGCCCTACCGCGCTCGGGGCTACCCGCCCCTCGCTTGTTGAGGACAGGGCTTCCTGTTTCTGTGTCAAGACTTGCACCCGTGGGCACAGCGGTCTCAGACTCCGCAGGCGATTTCCCTTTACGGGCAGTTCGGAGTGTCCCACTCCTACTGAATCGACACTCGGCCACAACCGACGATGCACGCTTGTTGTCGTCGTTCGAAAGGCGCGACGCGCCTTTCGTGATGACGAAACGGCTTCGCCGTTTCGAACCACGTTTGAACAACGCCGGAAGCGTGGTGAGTATCTTACTACCCCCTTCGACCGAATCGGTAGTAAGCGTATCGTACATAGTGAATGTGAACTATGCGGGCGGTGTATCCCCTCCCTACTCGCGTCTTCGACGCTCGTTGAGGAAGGGGGCTTACCGCCTTCGATTATGCTAAACTACACCACCGCCTCTATCCGGACATGACGCTCGAAAAATCGCTCACCGCGACGTCCACGAACGGAAGCGTCGATTTCGTCCTCACGCTCAGGAACACTGGCGAGGACACCGTCTCGCTCACCTTTCGCGATTCGGGGAAGGCAGACTTTGTCGTCTTAGACGGCGACGAGGAACGCTGGCGCTGGTCGGACGGGCGCATGTTCGCCCAGGTGCTCACGAATCAGGATATCGAACCCGGAGACACAGTCGATATCGAAGCGGAGTGGGAGGACCCAGACCCCGGCGAGTACGAAGTCGTCTGCGAACTCCGGACGATGGAAGCCGAGGAAGAACGGACGACATTCTCGGTGTGACTGGGCAGTAACACCAATCAGTAACACCAGTCGGTTAGTGTTCCTGGTCGGGGTTTTCGAGCAGTTCCTGTACCGCTTTCCGCACCGATTCGTGTGAGGAGAGCCGTGGCTCGTAACCGAGTGCAGAGAGTTTCTCGATAGAGAGGCGCATCTTCGGCACGTCGCCGGTCCAGCCACGGTCGCCGCCCGTGTACTCGTATTCGGGGTCGAGGCCCATCTCGTCTGCGACGATGTCCGCGATGGTCGTGACTGAGGTGGTCGTCCGGGTACCGAGGTTGTAGGAGTTCATCGGCGCGTCTGCGTGTTCGACGACGTGGGCGATGGCTTCGACGCACTCATCGACGTGCATGTAGGACTTCTCCTGGCGACCGTCGCCAAGGATGACGAGTTTCTCGGGGTCGGCCTGCAACTTCTCGACGAAGTCTGGGACGACGCCGTGGCCAAAGCGCGGGCCGACGATGTTCGCGAAGCGGAAGTTCCACACGGTGAAGTCGTAGGAGTGGGCGAACACAGAGAGGAGACTCTCCTCTGCGAGTTTCGCCGCGCCGTAGATGCTGATGGGTTCGAGTGGGGCGTAGTCTTCTGGCGTCGGACGCGGGGCCTCGCCGTACACCGTCGACGAGGAGGTGTAGACGATGTTCGAGACGCCAACGTCGTCCATCCGCTCTAAGATGTTGTACGTGATGTCACCGTTCACCTCGAACTGCTTGCGCGGTTCGTCCGAGTTCACGTACTTCTCCGCTGCGGCGAAGTGGAACACGGCATCGAGGTCGTCGGTGATGACGTCCCCGACGGCTGATTCGTCGGTGAGGTCGGCGTTCACGAATTCAGCGTCGTCGGGGACGCTCGACCGGATGCCGTTCGAGAGGTTGTCGGCGACGACGACGTCGTTTTCGGGGAGCAACTGGGCGACCATCCGCGAGCCGATGAGACCCGCACCGCCCGTGACGAGGATGCGCTTGCCGGAAAGCTTCATGCGCCGAGATTTGTCGGGGTGCTCAAAGTCGTTCTGGGTCGGTACGGAGAATTTGTGGTTAGGCATCAATGCACAAACACTCGCGATTTCTGGATGGGTGTCCAAGAGCCAGAACAATTATTAGTGAAATTCTGCAATACCAGACAGAATGCCAACTGAGACGTACGGGTTGATTAGTTTGCTGCCTGCGTTGCTGGCAATCGTCCTGACCCTCATCTCGCGACAGGCGTTACTGTCCCTGTTCGCCGGTGTGTGGCTCGGAGCGACCATCCTTGTCGGGTGGAATCCAATCGCAGGAGGCGCAAAATCGCTCGCACTCGTCGTATCGAACGTCACCTCCGCGTTCAATGCAAAACTCCTGTTGTTCACCTTCCTCGTCGGTGCGTTACTGGGCATGGTGTTCCTCTCGGGGGGAATGCGAGCGGTGGCCGATGGAATCGTGAAGCGAATCAAAACGCGCAGACAGGCGAAAGCGGGCACGGCGTTCCTCGGGACGCTCATCTTCTTCGACTCCTACGCGAGTACGATGATTTCCGGGTCGGTCATGCGCCCGGTCACAGACCAGTTCGACATCTCGCGTGAGAAACTCGCCTACCTCCTCGACTCGACCACCTCACCGATGGCCTCTATCGCCGTCGTCTCGACGTGGCTCGGTTTCGAGGTGGGCCTCATCCAACAGCAGTTCGACGCACTCGGGATTCAGCAAAACGCGTTCGTCGTGTTCGTCGCGTCCATCCCGTTCCGGTTCTACAGCGTGTTCGCGCTCATCCTCGTCTACATCGTCGTCTTCACCGACTGGAACTTCGGGCCGATGAAGAAGGCAGAAGAGCGCGCACAAAACGAAGGCAAACTCATGCGCGACGACGCCTCGCCGCTCATGGAGACGCAGGCGAGCGACATCGAGACGCCCGAGCACGTGAGTCCACGCTGGTGGTACTTCGCCGCACCAATCCTCGCGCTGGTCGTGGTCACACTCGTCGGTCTGTGGTGGACCGGTGGTGGCCCGGCGAAGACGAACGCCGCGCTCGCCGGAACCAGCGGCCTCGGTGCAGTGTCTGCGTTCCTCGGGTCCTACGCAGACGCGCTGAAGGAAGCGGGAACCGCCGACGCCATCCTCTGGGCGGCGTTCGCCGGGTGTGCGACGATGCTCACCATCCTCGTCGGTCACGCCCGCATCGGCCTCGACAAGGTCAGCGACGCCATCTTCGAGGGCTTCAAGATGGTCATGTTCCCGGTCGCCATCCTCTCGCTCGCGTGGACGATCGGAAACGTGAGCCAGTTGCTCGGCGTCGGCCCGTACGTCGTGAGCGTCGCAGAGGGCATCATCACCGCCCCGCTGCTCCCGGCCGTCATCTTCCTCACGGCCGCGCTCATCAGCTTCGCCATCGGGACCTCGTGGGGGACGATGGGGATTCTGTTCCCGGTCGCTGTCCCGCTCGCCGTCGAACTGAACGCGACCCTCACGCTGGCCATCGCGGCCATCCTCACCGGGTCGCTGTTCGGAGACCACTGTTCGCCAATCAGCGACACCACGGTCATGAGTTCGATGTTCGCTGCGAGCGACCACGTAGACCACGTCGCCACGCAGATGCCGTACGCGATTCTCGCCGCCGTGGTGGGGACGCTTGGCTTCCTCGTGAGCGGCTACACCGCGCTGTCGCCGTGGGTGACACTCGCCGTCGGCACCACCATCATGGGCCTGAGCGCGTACCTCCTCTCTGAGTACGTCGGCAAGACCGACCGCGTTGGCGTCGGCGCGCTATTCGAATAATTCGGGACGCCGTCTCCCGCCTTTTTCGCCTCTCACCATCGCGTTCGATTGATAGACTTTTCTCCCCCGGTCTGATTGTGCGGGTATGCGCCTCCCCTACGAGTGGGCAGAAGCGACGATTCCAGTCAACGGAGTCGACCTCCAGTGCTACCGAACGGGGAACGGCCCGCCACTCCTCATGGCACACGGCTTCTACGAGAACGCGCCGTGTATGGCGCAGTTGGCGAACGACCTGGCCGACGACTACGAGGTCATCCTCTACGATGCTCGCGGCCACGGAATGTCGGATGCATCCGAAGCCGGGTACACAATCGACGACCGGGTTGCAGACCTCGTCGGTGTTGTAGACCACCTCGACCTCGAAGACCCCATCCTGTTTGGTCACTCGATGGGTGGGTCTGCGGCGGCGTGGACGACCGCGACCCATCCCGACCTCCCGCGTGCCCTCGTCCTCGAAGACCCTGCCAACCTGCGTGGTCATCACGAAATCGAGGCCGAAAAACGGGTGGCGCTCGTTCGAGACCGACTCGAAGCCATCGACTCACAGACGGTCGCAGAACTCGCGAGCGACTACGAGCAGTACGGGCCGAACGCCGCCCGTCAAATTGCCATCGCGAACACGGAGTGTCACCCACATATCGTCGAAATCGCTCGGGAAGGGTATCCGCGGACGGCGGACGCCTTCCCGAAAATCGAGTGCCCGACGCTCGTGTTGAAATCCGATGCCGACACGGAGGTTCGAGCAGCTGACGTGGCCGCAGCAGAGCCGTTGAGACACGGCAGACTCGTCCACATCTACGATGCCGGTCACTCGGTGTTCCGCGACCAGTACGACGCCGCGTTCGCCGAATTACAGACGTTTCTCCACCGTGTCGAAACCCGAACGTCCCAATCCGAAACCCCCTAACCGTCGCCGCCGCTTTGCTCGTCTATGCAGGGAGAACCCGAAGTCGTCATCCTTCGGCTGGGTCACCGCCCCGGTCGGGACGAGCGGATGACCACGCACGTCGGCCTCACGGGCCGAGCGCTCGGCGCAGACCGCGTCATCCTCGTCGACACCGAGAGTTCGAAGGACACAATCGAAGACATCACCGACCGCTTTGGCGGCCCCTACGACGTGGAAGTCGTCTCCTCACACCGCCCGGTCATCCGCGACTGGGAGGGAAAAATCGTCCACCTCACGATGTACGGCGAGCGCGTCCAGGACGTTGAAGCCGACATCCGCGCCGCCCACGCCGAAGAACCCCTGCTCGTCGTCGTCGGCGCGGAGAAGGTTCCCTTCGAAGTATACGACGCCGCAGACTGGAACGTCGGCGTGACTAATCAACCGCATTCTGAAGTAGCCGGCCTTGCCGTGTTCTTAGACCGCCTGTTCGAAGGCCGTGAATTAGAGCGCGAGTGGATCGGGGCGAAAAAGCGCGTCATTCCCCAGAAGAAGGGCAAGCGCGTCGAACCGGTCGAGGAGTGAGCGGTCGCTGTTCTCACTGACGTTCGAGCAGAAATCCGCGGTTTCAATAGTAGAAGGAGCAAAATCGGTCGATTTTCGCAGTCTTCTCCGGAAACGATGTCCCGAGAGTTCGTTTCGAGATAATGGCCACACTCAGATGAAGTCGATGTCGAGGATGTCGGTGATTCCAGCGACGTCAAAATCCGAGTCAGCCACAACGAGTCGCTCATCGAGCCCCTTCGCAGTGCCAGCGATGAATGCGTCTCGCGCAGCGAGTGCCTGGCCACGCTGGTGCAGGTCGTTCTGCAGTTTTGCTGCGGCGCGTTCCAGGTTAGCTGTCTCTTCGATAACGGCCACCCACTCGAGGGCATCTTCGAGGGCGTCAACATCTGCGGGGCCGGCTTTGAAAACTTCTCCCTGGTAGACTTCGAACATCACCAGTGGGGGGTGCAATTGCGCGTTCGTCGAGGTGACTCTCGACGTAGTCGATGGCTTCGTCGGTCCCATCGAGATAGTCGATGAGGACGCTGCTGTCGTAGAGCGTCATCGAGTGCCGACGCCCTGCTTCATGTCTTTTCGTGCATCGCGGGCTTTCTGTGCGGCGTCTGTCCCTTTCCAGAGTCCGGCACCGTCTCGGACGGTCTCCCGCCGTTCTTCGATGAGTCGAGAGAGCAAGTCGTCGAACGTCTCGTCGCTTCCCTTGAGCGCTGCGAGCGCTGCATGGGTGTCGTCTTTGACTCGGATACTCTTGCTCATAGCGGTTGTATACAGGCCCGTATACAAGGGTGTTGCGTCGATTGACTGAACCTAGGTTAACGGATTTCGCACACATGGGCGAGAGCAGCATAATTTATCACCAAACTGCCACGTTGTCGAAACATGGCGGACACCACGCTCGAACAACGAGTGACCCGCATCGAACGCCTTCTGTACCTCGTTATCGCAATCCTCGTCGTTCCGTACCTGCTCGGATTTGCAAATCACTTCGGCCTGTGGGTTGGCGGGAGTCTCGGCGTTCTGGTTGGCCTGGTCCTGTTGGTGCTGATTGTCGCTGTCACCCGGTGGCGCGGTGGTGCGACGACGAGGTAACGCCCACCGCTCAAATCGCGTGTTCGGCGTCTCGAAACGGTCCGTGACGGACGACACGACGCAACCGCGCACCCGATGGTTTTAAACTGCTGAGCGCACCACGTTCTGGTAATGGCTTTTGAGGAGCTGCTCGAGGACCCTGTCATCCAAAAATATCTTCACGAGTTGGTTGGACCGACGGGTATGCCGGTCGCCGCCGCGCCGCCTGACGGCGAGGTGACTGACGAGGAATTGGCGGAGGATCTGGGGCTCGAGCTCAACGACGTGCGACGCGCCCTGTTCATCCTCTACGAGAACGACCTTGCGAGCTACCGACGGCTCCGCGACGAGGACTCCGGCTGGCTCACCTACCTCTGGACGTTCGAATACGAGACGATTCCGGAGAACCTGGCTGACGAGATGGAGCGCCTGCTTGGCGCGTTAGAAGAGCGCCGTGAATACGAACAGAACAACGAATTTTTCCTCTGTGAAGTGGACTCCATTCGCTTCGAATTCGGCGAGGCGATGGACTTTGGCTTCCAGTGTCCGGAATGTGGCTCGCCGCTCGAATCGATGGACAACTCGCGGCTCGTCGACGCGATGGACGACCGAATCGACGCCCTCCGAGACGAACTCAACGTAGACATCTGAATGGTAGTACTCGCAACGAAACTGTACGTAAAAGGAGAGGCCAGAGAGCGGTCGCTTGACGGCCTTCGCTCGCTCATCGACAACGACATCGGCGACTTGGACGTCACCTACACCATCGGGATACTCGACAACGACTTCCCGTCGGTGACGCTCGACGGCCCAGACGCCACCGTCGCCAGAAACGCCCTCCGCGAGTCGTGGGGGGAGATTACCGACTCGTTCGCCGAGGGCGAGACCTACGTCGGTACCTTCGAACACTGGGACGACGACGGCTTCATCCTCGATGCTGGCCGCGAGATTCGGATTCCCGCTGACGAGATTGGCCTCGGAGCGGGGACGCCCGAACAGATTCGGAAACGCTACGGCCTCGTCCAGCACATGCCACTTCGGTTCGTCTACGGCGAGCCGTGTCGGCTGGCCGACGAACAGCGCGACGACCTCTACGAGTGGACTCGTGGCCTCGGACGCGTGAACGTGAACAACGCCACCCGTGGCGAGGTTCGCGCCACGGTTAACCGTGCGGGCCACGCACAGGACATCGTGACGGTCGAACGCCTCGGCCTGTTAGAACAGAGCATCGTCTGCAAGGAAGGGACCGACCCGCCGGGACTGCTCGCCAGTATCGGTGAATACGTCCCCGCAGAACTCCTCTGTGTAATTCCATGAGACGCCGGCTGCTCGCCCTCGCTCTGCTCGTCTTGCTCACCGCATCAGCAGGCTGTATGGGGATTTTCGGTCCCGGCGAGGTCGACCAGCAACGTCTCAACGAGGATGCATCGTACGACTGGAACACGTCGGCAAACGCTACTATCGACGTCCGAAGCGGCGAGTACCAGTCGGTGTACGTCGTCTCGAATCAGTCTGAAATCGAATTCTACGAGCGTGACGGCTTCGGCACCGAACGCCCGCTCGAAATCTCCGCGCTCAAATTCCAGTACGAAAACGGCACGGTCGTAAACGCCTCCGCGCTCGACGTTTCACAGACGCGCAACCGTCTCATCGTCGGCCTCCCCGCCGCAGACGGCAAAGTCGCGTTCACCGGCGCGGCACAGGGCAAGAGTTTCGCGACGCCGACGTTCGTGACGGGCACCTACGAGGTCATCTTGCCGCCCGGCATGCGCGTCGATTACGTCCCGCTCGCGCAGGTCCAGCCCGGTGGCTACGAGACGCGCCTCGAAGACAATCGCGTCCACATCACGTGGGATGACGTCCAGAGTCGGGCGATCGTCCTCCGCTGGTACCTTGACCGCGACCTGACCATCTTCGCGACGGCGGCGGCCGGCCTCGCCATCGCGGGGGTCGTCGGGGCGTTCTACTATCTCCGGCAAATTCGCGTCCTGCGCGAACGCCGCGAAGACCTCGGTCTCAGCGTGGATATGGACGACGACCGGCGCAGACCGCCGCCGGGAATGCGTTAACTCGCTGCGAGCTGGTTCTGGTCGACTTCGTAAATCGTCACGTGCGAACTTTCGTAGGCAACGCTCACCCCGGACAGCCGTGAGAAGTCGCCGGGGTCGTAGGCTTCGCGCTCCTGTGGCCCGACGTAGATGTAGCGCACGTCGTACTGTTCGAGGACCGCGACCTGCTGGTCGGGCGTACCCGTGTAGAACTGCGTGACGTCGCCGACCCGCTCGTCGTAGGCGGCCTGCCCGCGATAGCCGATTTCGTGAGTCCACCCGAGGACGGTCGGCAAGCCGGTGAGCGCGGAGGGTGCGTTCGACCAACGGTAGGCCCGCCCCGGTGCTTCGATGATGTGTGGCTGGCCCTCCTTCTCGTCGAGCCAGTGGATGGCCTCGACCTCGCTCGCGTGATAAACGGAGACATACTGGAGACTGTCGAGAGTCATGTCGTCGGTCGCGCCATCGTCGAAGTGTCCCGCGAGGGCGAACGCGCCGTAGAACGACGTGGAGACGACGAGCAGTGCGGCGAGTACCGCGGTGCCCTTGCGCCAACTGGTCGGGATGGCGCGTCCGCCGCCCAGAAGGCGTGCGAGCATGATGGAGGCGGCGACCGACCAGAGCACCCACACCTGCATGTACACCTTGAACACCGTGTTGAACCGGCCGGGGGCGGCGTCTTCCTGGACGAAGGCGAACTCGACGATGAGGACGAGGCCGAGGCCGGCGAGCAGCAACACTGTCTCGTAGCCGAGGTCGTCGCGGAGGCGCAACAGCACCCAGCCGACGACGAGCAGCGGGGCAAAGACGGCGATGGCGGCCAGACCACCGAGCCACGCCGTCGGGACGAACAGCGCGAGGACCACACCGGTCTGGGCGGCGTGTTTCTTTATCTCGGGCTTGACGTGCGCGAGGAGGTAGGGGACGAACACCGCGAGGAACGCGCCGTGGACCACGAGCAGGCCCGCGAGCGGGCTTCGCTCTGGGAAGAAGCCGATACTTCGGCCGCTCGCCGTCCCGAGCCAGAACGGGAGCGTCCAGAGAAGCCCGCCGACGAGCACGAGAAGGGCGACGCCGAGTGCGCCACCGAGTCGCGACCCCTCGCGGGTAATCGGTGAGTCGAGGCGCTCGGCCCGCGTGACGACCGACGTTGGCAACAGCGAGAGCGGTCGTGCAGGGGCGAACGCGACAGAGAGCCACGTCAACCCGACGATGGTCGGGAACGACCAGGTGTTGACGACGGCAATGAAGCCCGCGAGCGGTGGAATCGCCCCGAAGACGAGGAGTCGACGTCGGGTCACCTCCCGCTCGGGCGTCCGGAAGTACGCAAACAAGAGGCCCGCGCCGAGCAGGAGAAACGGCGTGCTCATCATGTGGGCGTGGAGGTCGCCGTTCAGCCAGGCGAAGAAGGGGAACTCGTTGATGGTGCCCGGAATCACGCGACTCGGATGCCAGTAGGCGAACTCACTCGGTGGAGCGACCACTTTCTCTGCGGCGAGTTCGTGGAGGTTCGCGGCGATGGCCTGTCCGAGTGGCCCGCCGATGGCGTCGGGAAGCGCCCAGACGAGCACCTGCAACCCGGTGAGGATGTTGCTCGCAAAGCCGACGAAGAAGACCGCAAAGAGGCCGGCCGTCCGCCGCGAAACATCGAAGCTCCCGGCGACCATTCCGGCGACGCTGTACGCTGCCGTGAGGAGCATTCCATAGAAGCCCGCAAGCGCGAGGTTGTACGCGAAGCGCGTCTCGGTTCCCGTGAGAATCGTCAGCAACGCGGAGATGAGGTGGCCGCCGTAGTAGTAGCGCACCGGTTCGCCCGCGTACCAGAAGTCTTCAGGGGGCAACACGGGCGACCGGAGCAGCGTCTTCAGCAGGCCGAAGTCGAGGAACTTCTCACCGCCGCCGGGCCAGACACCGGGGTCCGCCCCGCGGACGACAATAATGAACAGAAACGCGAGCGTGAACAGCAGGGGTACGTCGATGCGGTCGCGCCACCCCACTTCGACGCCCCGAGAGAGGGCGAACGCAGAACCGGCGACGAGAACGACAAGCCCTGCGGCGAGGGCAACCCAGCCAAAGGCGAGGTGGCCCACCCAGTAGGCGGTGAGCGTCATGATGCCGAGACCGAGCGGCAGGGCGAGGCCCGCCCCGCGGTCTGCGACCCGGTCGAAGATGAGCGCGGCGAGCGGCATGGAAAGCGCCCAGAGTGAGAGATACACCGCGAGCCAGAGCGCGACGAGACCGACTTCCATTATCCGAGAGAACGGACAGGAGGAATTATACCTCTTGTGGATGCCAGAATCGCCCGCCCTGCGCTCGAAGGCGAATCGCTTTTAGCCTCAGCGATTGTCACGTAATTAAGATGGAGTGGTCTGTCGGCATCGTCGTTCCTGCGTTCCAGCCAAACGTCTCACAGCTCCAGGCGTTCGTCCGGGCGCTCGACGAGACCCTCTCGCCCGCCGTGATTCGCATCGAACTCGACGACCCGCGCCCGGGGGTCGTCGACGCTCTCTCCTCGCTCCCCGCAACCGTCAACGCCGTGGACGCTCGTCGCGGCAAAGGCGCGGCCATCGCCGCCGGCTTCGAAGCCCTCGACACCGACGTCTACGCCTTCGCCGACGCTGACGGCGCGACGCCCGCCAAATCGATTGCGGACGTAGTCAAACCCGTCCTCGACGGCCGAGC
This sequence is a window from Haladaptatus sp. QDMS2. Protein-coding genes within it:
- a CDS encoding S8 family peptidase, with the protein product MADLPDTLTRRNALKLLGTTTAAAGLTGVAAGDLSGQTTRVNVGFDNSSAKQAALDLADTVHWEFAWSAVTISLPTAAIDTLRGVPGVRYVEVDRTMEAIAQDLPWGVDRTDAEVAHAAGDTGAGADIAIIDTGIDQFHADLADNLGNGRAFTGPIATSNWQDDNGHGTHCAGIADALDNDTGVVGVSTEATLHAVKVLTAAGTGMTSDVAKGIEWVGDQGFDVGSLSLGGGASETLKEAVEYTTSKGVLLVAAAGNDGPCTDCVGYPAAYPEVVAVSSTNQNDGLSSFSSQGPEIDIAAPGSNIYSTYTGGSYATLSGTSMACPHVSGAAGQLMAQGQSASQARNTLLSTAEDIGLSANESGAGLVDVAAALGHNSGDDL
- a CDS encoding BsuPI-related putative proteinase inhibitor; amino-acid sequence: MTLEKSLTATSTNGSVDFVLTLRNTGEDTVSLTFRDSGKADFVVLDGDEERWRWSDGRMFAQVLTNQDIEPGDTVDIEAEWEDPDPGEYEVVCELRTMEAEEERTTFSV
- a CDS encoding NAD-dependent epimerase/dehydratase family protein; amino-acid sequence: MKLSGKRILVTGGAGLIGSRMVAQLLPENDVVVADNLSNGIRSSVPDDAEFVNADLTDESAVGDVITDDLDAVFHFAAAEKYVNSDEPRKQFEVNGDITYNILERMDDVGVSNIVYTSSSTVYGEAPRPTPEDYAPLEPISIYGAAKLAEESLLSVFAHSYDFTVWNFRFANIVGPRFGHGVVPDFVEKLQADPEKLVILGDGRQEKSYMHVDECVEAIAHVVEHADAPMNSYNLGTRTTTSVTTIADIVADEMGLDPEYEYTGGDRGWTGDVPKMRLSIEKLSALGYEPRLSSHESVRKAVQELLENPDQEH
- a CDS encoding Na+/H+ antiporter NhaC family protein, which codes for MPTETYGLISLLPALLAIVLTLISRQALLSLFAGVWLGATILVGWNPIAGGAKSLALVVSNVTSAFNAKLLLFTFLVGALLGMVFLSGGMRAVADGIVKRIKTRRQAKAGTAFLGTLIFFDSYASTMISGSVMRPVTDQFDISREKLAYLLDSTTSPMASIAVVSTWLGFEVGLIQQQFDALGIQQNAFVVFVASIPFRFYSVFALILVYIVVFTDWNFGPMKKAEERAQNEGKLMRDDASPLMETQASDIETPEHVSPRWWYFAAPILALVVVTLVGLWWTGGGPAKTNAALAGTSGLGAVSAFLGSYADALKEAGTADAILWAAFAGCATMLTILVGHARIGLDKVSDAIFEGFKMVMFPVAILSLAWTIGNVSQLLGVGPYVVSVAEGIITAPLLPAVIFLTAALISFAIGTSWGTMGILFPVAVPLAVELNATLTLAIAAILTGSLFGDHCSPISDTTVMSSMFAASDHVDHVATQMPYAILAAVVGTLGFLVSGYTALSPWVTLAVGTTIMGLSAYLLSEYVGKTDRVGVGALFE
- a CDS encoding alpha/beta fold hydrolase; the protein is MRLPYEWAEATIPVNGVDLQCYRTGNGPPLLMAHGFYENAPCMAQLANDLADDYEVILYDARGHGMSDASEAGYTIDDRVADLVGVVDHLDLEDPILFGHSMGGSAAAWTTATHPDLPRALVLEDPANLRGHHEIEAEKRVALVRDRLEAIDSQTVAELASDYEQYGPNAARQIAIANTECHPHIVEIAREGYPRTADAFPKIECPTLVLKSDADTEVRAADVAAAEPLRHGRLVHIYDAGHSVFRDQYDAAFAELQTFLHRVETRTSQSETP
- a CDS encoding tRNA (cytidine(56)-2'-O)-methyltransferase, whose product is MQGEPEVVILRLGHRPGRDERMTTHVGLTGRALGADRVILVDTESSKDTIEDITDRFGGPYDVEVVSSHRPVIRDWEGKIVHLTMYGERVQDVEADIRAAHAEEPLLVVVGAEKVPFEVYDAADWNVGVTNQPHSEVAGLAVFLDRLFEGRELEREWIGAKKRVIPQKKGKRVEPVEE
- a CDS encoding PIN domain-containing protein is translated as MGPTKPSTTSRVTSTNAQLHPPLVMFEVYQGEVFKAGPADVDALEDALEWVAVIEETANLERAAAKLQNDLHQRGQALAARDAFIAGTAKGLDERLVVADSDFDVAGITDILDIDFI